The sequence below is a genomic window from Clostridium putrefaciens.
AAAAAGGAGTCTTCTTAGCGCCCATTCTTTTAAGTCTTATCTTTACTGCCATTATTTTTCACCTCCTTCAAATCGTATAATTTATATTAAACAAATGGGAAATTTCCAAAAGGACCTTTTTTCATTCCCTTTTTCATACCCTTCATTTGCTTAGTCATCTTTTTCATGCTTTCAAAACTTTTTATTATTTTATTAACTTCTTGAACAGTAACTCCAGATCCATTAGCTATACGCCTTTTTCTAGATTGAGCACTTAATAAGTTAGGATTTCTTCTTTCCTTTAAGGTCATGGATTTTATTATAGCTTCCATCTTAGCCATTTCTTTCTCACCTTGATTAAAGTCTACTCCTTGTAATTCTTTTGAATTACCCCCTGGTATCATATCCATTATTTTATTTAAAGGTCCAAGTTTCTTCATCTGACTCATAGCCGTCAAAAAGTCCTCAAAGTTAAATCCTTGATTTAATATTTTATTTCCAAGTTCCTTTGCCTCTTTTTCATCTATAGACTGTTGTGCTTTTTCTATAAGTGATAACATATCACCCATTCCTAATATTCTTGAAGCCATTCGATCAGGATGAAATACTTCGATATCATTCATCTTTTCGCCTATGCCTACAAACTTAATGGGTTTTTTAGTTATTTCTCTAATAGATAAAGCTGCTCCCCCTCTAGTATCTCCGTCAAGTTTAGTTAAAACTATTCCAGAAACTCCTAGTTTGTCATTAAATGATTCAGAAACATTTACTGCATCTTGCCCAGTCATAGCATCTACTACAAGTAGTATTTCAGACGGATTTATTGCAGCTTTTATACAATCAAGCTCCTCCATTAAATTTTCATCTATATGAAGCCTTCCTGCAGTATCTATTATAATTACATTATTCCCGTTATCTTTGGCAAAGTTTAAGGATGCCTTTGCTATATCTACAGGGCTTATTTTATCTCCCATAGAAAATACAGGAACATCTATTTGCTTACCTACAGTTTGTAATTGTTTGATTGCAGCTGGTCTATATATATCTGCTGCTACTAGCAATGGTTTTTTATTCTTTTTTCTAAAATGAAGGGCAAGTTTGCCTCCCATGGTGGTCTTACCAGCTCCTTGTAATCCTACAAGCATTATAACTGTAAGTCCAGTATCAGAATGATTTATCTTACTTTCTTCCTCACCCATAAGTTTAGTTAACTCATCATTAACTATTTTTATAACTTGCTGGGCAGGTGTTAGACTCTCTAAAACTTCTGACCCCAAACATTTTTCGCTTACAGAACTTACAAAGCTTTTAACCACTTTATAATTTACATCTGCCTCTAAAAGAGCAAGTTTAACCTCTCTCATGGCTTCCTTTATATCTTTTTCTGAAAGCTTCCCTTTTCCCTTTAACTTCTTAAAAGTTTCTTGAAGTTTGGATGTTAATCCTTCAAAAGCCATTCTAATCCTCCTAAATATTAATATCCTTTAAAAGGATACCTTTTATATTATTAATTTCAATATAACTCTCTTCAGTAGAATCAAAATTCTTCTCCACTTTATCTAACTTAATGCATATTTCTTTAATATTTTCTGATAGTTCCAAGCTCTTTTCTAATAATCTCAATTTAGACTCATAGTTCATAAGTAATTTATAACATGTCTTAATCGTATCATATATAGCTTGACGACTAGTTTCATTTATTTCTGCAATCTCTACTAATGAAAGATCTTCATTGTAATACAAATTCATTATATTTAATTGTTTTTCAGTTAAAAGTTCACCATAAAAATCAAATAATAGTGAGATAGTAAATCTATCTTCCATTTATATCACCTAACCTACAAAAAAATTATAACAAAATGTATTTGTGTTGTCAAGCATTTTTACTTAACAGTTTTATATTTTAAAATAAAGCTTCTGCAAAGGCTTCTGCATTAAATTCTTGAAGATCATCAATTCCTTCTCCAACC
It includes:
- the ffh gene encoding signal recognition particle protein — translated: MAFEGLTSKLQETFKKLKGKGKLSEKDIKEAMREVKLALLEADVNYKVVKSFVSSVSEKCLGSEVLESLTPAQQVIKIVNDELTKLMGEEESKINHSDTGLTVIMLVGLQGAGKTTMGGKLALHFRKKNKKPLLVAADIYRPAAIKQLQTVGKQIDVPVFSMGDKISPVDIAKASLNFAKDNGNNVIIIDTAGRLHIDENLMEELDCIKAAINPSEILLVVDAMTGQDAVNVSESFNDKLGVSGIVLTKLDGDTRGGAALSIREITKKPIKFVGIGEKMNDIEVFHPDRMASRILGMGDMLSLIEKAQQSIDEKEAKELGNKILNQGFNFEDFLTAMSQMKKLGPLNKIMDMIPGGNSKELQGVDFNQGEKEMAKMEAIIKSMTLKERRNPNLLSAQSRKRRIANGSGVTVQEVNKIIKSFESMKKMTKQMKGMKKGMKKGPFGNFPFV
- a CDS encoding putative DNA-binding protein gives rise to the protein MEDRFTISLLFDFYGELLTEKQLNIMNLYYNEDLSLVEIAEINETSRQAIYDTIKTCYKLLMNYESKLRLLEKSLELSENIKEICIKLDKVEKNFDSTEESYIEINNIKGILLKDINI